Proteins from a single region of Novosphingobium sp. CECT 9465:
- the rsgA gene encoding ribosome small subunit-dependent GTPase A: MPESHLADLGWTPFFSEQVTPDEAGSCQPVRVMAVHRGEIEVAGEGVQAQISSRLPVSSGEEDRPTVGDWLLIDRESLAPQRVLARANLFKRPAPGDDRRLQLIAANVDTLFIVASCNQDFSVPRLERYLVLCREVGVSPVLVLTKIDLADNVQRFIDAARQLQPGLHVEAINARDPASVARLAAWCGKGKTVALLGSSGVGKSTMVNTLRGSDAIATQPVREQDGKGRHTTTVRQMHRLDRGGWLMDTPGMREFQLSDAATGLAEVFDDIVALTLECRFNNCTHEAEPGCAIRGAIAQGTLDAARLRRWRKLSDEDQDNTGTMAERRVRTAKSGKRK, translated from the coding sequence GTGCCCGAATCCCATCTTGCAGATCTTGGCTGGACTCCGTTTTTCAGCGAACAGGTAACGCCGGATGAAGCCGGTTCCTGCCAGCCAGTGCGCGTGATGGCTGTCCACCGTGGCGAGATCGAAGTGGCGGGCGAGGGGGTGCAAGCACAGATTTCGTCGCGCCTGCCTGTGTCAAGCGGCGAGGAAGACCGTCCGACCGTGGGGGACTGGTTGCTGATCGACCGCGAAAGCCTTGCGCCGCAACGTGTGCTTGCCCGCGCCAACTTGTTCAAGCGCCCCGCGCCGGGCGATGATCGCAGGCTGCAATTGATCGCGGCCAACGTCGATACGCTGTTCATCGTCGCATCATGCAATCAGGATTTCAGCGTCCCCCGGCTTGAGCGCTACCTCGTGCTGTGCCGCGAAGTCGGGGTGTCACCTGTCCTCGTCCTTACCAAGATCGACCTTGCCGACAATGTGCAGCGCTTCATCGATGCTGCGCGCCAGCTTCAGCCGGGGCTGCACGTCGAAGCGATCAACGCGCGTGATCCCGCCAGCGTTGCCCGCCTTGCCGCGTGGTGCGGCAAGGGCAAGACCGTTGCGCTGCTCGGCTCTTCAGGCGTCGGCAAATCGACCATGGTCAACACCCTGCGCGGGTCCGACGCCATCGCCACGCAACCGGTGCGCGAACAGGACGGGAAGGGGCGTCACACCACTACCGTGCGCCAGATGCACCGGCTCGATCGCGGCGGGTGGCTGATGGACACGCCGGGGATGCGCGAATTCCAGTTGTCCGATGCAGCCACTGGGCTTGCCGAAGTGTTCGACGATATCGTGGCGCTGACGCTTGAATGCCGGTTCAACAACTGCACGCATGAGGCAGAGCCGGGCTGTGCAATTCGCGGTGCCATTGCACAAGGCACACTTGATGCCGCGCGCCTTCGACGCTGGCGCAAGCTTTCGGACGAAGACCAGGACAATACCGGCACCATGGCCGAGCGGCGGGTTCGCACGGCCAAGTCCGGCAAAAGGAAATAA
- a CDS encoding IS110 family transposase has translation MDQHIGLDVSLKDTSVSVRQDGKRIWRGKCASDPKLLAEVIRKRAPNAKRVVFETGPLSVWFFHALTAEGLPAICIDARHAKAALDMAANKTDANDADGLAHLAEVGFYREVRVKGFDSMLMRTLIAARRQLMKMRVQMSNQIRGLMKTFGLVVPKGVGSVFERNVLTLLEGENDLARIILPLLKAWSDIRVRVAELTKQLVTMAGTDQRCRLLTSVPGVGTVTATAFAAAIEDPINFKNSRAVGAWVGLTPKRYQSGEVDYEGHISRRGDAKLRTLLYEAASVILNRSTETNTLRTWALALKERLGFKRAAVALARKLAVIMHAMLTSGELFDPNAGAAVPT, from the coding sequence GTGGATCAGCATATAGGACTCGACGTCTCCCTGAAAGACACTTCAGTATCGGTTCGTCAGGACGGCAAGCGCATTTGGCGTGGCAAGTGTGCATCCGACCCGAAGCTTCTCGCAGAAGTGATCCGAAAGCGCGCACCAAATGCAAAGCGCGTGGTATTTGAGACCGGACCTTTGTCGGTATGGTTTTTCCATGCCCTCACTGCGGAAGGTCTGCCGGCGATCTGTATAGATGCGCGCCATGCCAAGGCCGCTCTGGATATGGCTGCCAACAAGACCGATGCGAACGACGCTGACGGACTGGCCCATCTGGCTGAAGTTGGTTTCTATAGGGAGGTCCGCGTCAAAGGCTTCGACAGCATGTTGATGAGGACGCTGATCGCCGCCCGCCGTCAACTCATGAAGATGAGGGTGCAGATGTCGAACCAGATACGTGGGCTGATGAAGACGTTTGGGCTGGTCGTCCCCAAAGGTGTCGGCAGCGTCTTTGAACGCAACGTTCTTACGCTCCTAGAAGGCGAAAACGATTTGGCGCGCATCATCCTGCCGCTGCTCAAAGCCTGGAGCGATATTCGGGTTCGTGTGGCAGAGTTAACCAAGCAACTGGTTACGATGGCCGGCACGGACCAACGCTGCCGCCTGCTTACTTCAGTGCCTGGTGTGGGAACGGTCACCGCCACGGCCTTTGCAGCAGCCATAGAGGATCCGATCAACTTCAAGAACTCGCGCGCTGTAGGCGCCTGGGTCGGTCTAACCCCGAAGCGATATCAGTCGGGAGAGGTTGACTATGAAGGCCACATCTCGCGTCGCGGCGACGCAAAGTTACGCACCTTGTTGTACGAGGCGGCTTCGGTCATTTTGAACAGGTCGACGGAGACGAACACCTTGCGCACCTGGGCTCTGGCGCTGAAGGAACGGCTCGGTTTCAAACGAGCCGCCGTCGCCCTCGCGCGCAAACTGGCAGTCATCATGCATGCGATGTTGACGTCGGGCGAGCTGTTTGATCCCAATGCTGGAGCCGCCGTGCCTACTTGA
- a CDS encoding alanine racemase C-terminal domain-containing protein, whose amino-acid sequence MTIKSRIAAVNRYPAGQTVNYDRTYRLERESWLANIPLGYSDGMRRGFSHANQPEFPAEARNRTEVLIGGQRFPVVGRVTMNTLMVDVTSWQDRVRLDDEVVLFGAQGNQRITQAEFEANGSAYAPEMLTVMGATLPRVLKKRS is encoded by the coding sequence ATGACGATCAAGTCGCGAATTGCAGCAGTCAACCGCTATCCGGCCGGGCAGACGGTGAACTATGACCGCACATACCGGCTGGAGCGCGAATCCTGGCTGGCGAATATCCCGCTTGGCTATTCGGACGGGATGCGGCGCGGGTTCAGCCATGCCAACCAGCCCGAATTTCCCGCAGAGGCGCGCAATCGCACTGAAGTGCTGATCGGCGGGCAACGCTTTCCGGTTGTCGGGCGGGTCACGATGAACACGCTGATGGTCGATGTCACCAGCTGGCAGGACAGGGTGCGGCTGGACGATGAAGTCGTGCTGTTCGGCGCGCAGGGCAACCAGCGGATCACGCAGGCAGAGTTCGAGGCGAACGGTTCGGCCTACGCGCCCGAAATGCTGACCGTGATGGGCGCGACCCTGCCCCGCGTATTGAAGAAGCGCAGTTAG
- a CDS encoding amidohydrolase family protein, with protein sequence MGISNAKLTAIALAVLLGANGPATASTLITGAIVHDGTGAPAQSVAVRVDKDVIVGVGILRPRNGETVIDASGMVLSPGFIDAHSHHDRGDYADRAMPPLLAQGVTTIVIGQDGESAAPFAEIAAKFNARPPAINVGSYSGHGYLRDKVMGADFKRTATPAEVTAMQTLLDADLKAGSLGLSTGLEYDPGIYSDHAELLALTRTAAAGGGRYISHMRNEDVTFDAALDELLDLGEKTGIPVQVSHLKLGVVDRWGTARGVLAKLDAARARGIKVTANVYPYEYWQSTLTVLFPKRDFTDINAARFALQHLTTPEGMLLGFYAPDPSLVGKTIAQIAAARAEEPAATYLSLIQTAEAWKLANPDKGRAEAVIGTAMDPRDVADFIAWDHSVLCSDGMIGSRHPRGTGAFAKVLRLYVREQKRLTIAQAIRKMTAQTAEQLGIAGRGTIRKGYKADLVLFDPDRITDNATVEAPSALAEGVAMVMVNGVIVAEQGKATGAYPGQMVLRGVK encoded by the coding sequence TTGGGCATTTCCAACGCAAAACTGACCGCCATCGCTCTTGCAGTCCTGCTGGGCGCAAACGGCCCGGCAACAGCATCCACTCTGATCACCGGGGCGATTGTGCATGACGGCACCGGAGCACCCGCGCAAAGCGTGGCAGTGCGGGTGGACAAGGACGTGATCGTGGGTGTCGGCATCCTGCGTCCGCGCAACGGCGAAACGGTGATCGACGCCAGCGGCATGGTCCTTTCGCCGGGGTTCATCGACGCGCACAGCCACCATGACCGGGGCGATTACGCTGATCGCGCGATGCCGCCGCTGCTGGCGCAAGGGGTGACCACGATCGTCATCGGGCAGGACGGTGAAAGCGCCGCGCCTTTTGCGGAGATCGCCGCGAAGTTCAATGCCCGTCCACCGGCAATAAACGTCGGCTCCTACAGCGGCCACGGCTACTTGCGCGACAAGGTGATGGGCGCGGATTTCAAGCGGACCGCTACGCCTGCGGAAGTGACAGCAATGCAGACGTTGCTGGACGCCGATCTCAAGGCCGGATCGCTTGGGCTTTCGACGGGGTTGGAATACGACCCCGGCATATATTCCGACCATGCCGAACTGCTCGCCCTTACCCGTACGGCAGCGGCAGGCGGCGGACGATATATCAGCCACATGCGCAACGAGGACGTGACGTTCGACGCCGCGCTCGACGAACTGCTCGATCTTGGCGAAAAGACCGGCATTCCGGTGCAGGTATCGCACCTGAAACTGGGCGTGGTCGATCGATGGGGCACCGCCAGGGGCGTATTGGCAAAGCTCGACGCCGCCCGCGCGCGCGGGATCAAGGTTACCGCCAATGTCTATCCTTACGAATATTGGCAATCGACGCTGACCGTGCTTTTTCCCAAGCGCGACTTCACCGATATCAATGCTGCACGCTTTGCCCTGCAACATCTGACCACGCCCGAAGGCATGCTGCTGGGTTTCTACGCGCCCGATCCTTCGCTGGTGGGCAAGACCATTGCGCAGATTGCGGCTGCGCGCGCTGAAGAACCGGCGGCAACGTACCTTTCATTGATCCAGACGGCCGAGGCATGGAAGCTTGCCAATCCCGACAAGGGCCGGGCAGAAGCCGTAATCGGGACAGCGATGGACCCGCGCGACGTGGCCGATTTCATCGCATGGGATCACAGCGTACTATGTTCGGATGGCATGATCGGATCGCGCCACCCGCGCGGCACCGGCGCCTTTGCCAAAGTGCTGCGGCTCTATGTGCGCGAACAGAAGCGGCTGACCATCGCGCAGGCGATCCGCAAGATGACCGCGCAGACCGCCGAGCAGCTTGGCATCGCCGGGCGCGGCACCATCCGCAAAGGCTACAAGGCCGATCTGGTGCTGTTCGACCCTGATCGCATCACCGACAATGCCACGGTCGAGGCGCCCAGTGCGCTCGCCGAGGGCGTTGCCATGGTCATGGTCAACGGCGTGATCGTGGCCGAACAGGGCAAGGCGACCGGCGCCTATCCGGGGCAAATGGTGCTGCGGGGCGTGAAGTGA
- a CDS encoding GreA/GreB family elongation factor produces the protein MSVAFRREGDDEHLEPRFELPIPPGPNLVTPRGLAQIRAKLAEIEAHLPSIADEDALKKARRELRYWSTRQATAQLMDRPDGSVVAFGATATIRHAGKLRDVTIVGDDEADPTHGLIAFSAPLARAIMDAEPGELVDFGGKTEAIEIVSISVRDG, from the coding sequence ATGAGTGTCGCGTTTCGCCGTGAAGGGGATGACGAGCATCTCGAACCCAGGTTCGAATTGCCGATCCCTCCCGGCCCGAACCTTGTCACACCGCGCGGGCTGGCGCAGATTCGCGCGAAACTGGCGGAGATCGAGGCGCACCTGCCAAGCATTGCCGATGAGGATGCGTTGAAGAAAGCGCGGCGCGAATTGCGGTATTGGAGCACACGGCAAGCAACCGCGCAACTGATGGACCGGCCGGACGGATCGGTGGTGGCGTTCGGCGCGACGGCCACGATCCGGCATGCGGGCAAGCTGCGCGACGTGACCATCGTGGGCGATGACGAGGCCGATCCGACCCATGGGTTGATCGCCTTTTCCGCTCCGCTTGCCCGCGCGATCATGGATGCGGAGCCGGGCGAACTGGTCGACTTCGGAGGCAAGACCGAAGCCATCGAGATCGTCTCGATTTCGGTCCGCGATGGATAA
- a CDS encoding isopenicillin N synthase family oxygenase: MTEPHLLPIVDISGLGSDAIDDRLAVARELDRACADFGFLYITGGQLEGALFDRLIARARTYFALDHKTKMASYIGLSENHSGYVPVGEEQFAEGTADLKEAYDINHDYRRIDGRRRLLGPNIWPDMPGFREDVQAYYQHVTGIGRQLFRGFALALGLDEHHFDGLARNPPSQLRMIHYPFDAGAQDRPGIGSHTDYECFTLLFATAPGLQIVDKQGNWQDVPLVEGAMIMNIGDMMEILSNGRYVATRHRVKKVPEERYSFALFHSLDYDHVVAPVVKGQPPRYAPLRCGEHLYNQTAQTFAYLKRRIASGELVLHEAAPLDSFGQRVSAATA; the protein is encoded by the coding sequence ATGACCGAACCGCACCTTCTCCCGATCGTCGATATCTCAGGACTGGGCAGCGATGCCATTGACGACCGGCTTGCGGTGGCCCGCGAACTGGACCGGGCCTGTGCGGATTTCGGGTTTCTCTACATCACCGGCGGGCAACTCGAAGGTGCACTGTTCGACCGGCTGATCGCCCGCGCCAGAACGTATTTCGCGCTTGATCACAAGACCAAGATGGCAAGCTATATCGGCCTGTCCGAGAACCACAGCGGGTATGTGCCGGTAGGCGAGGAGCAGTTTGCCGAGGGCACCGCAGATCTCAAGGAAGCGTACGACATAAATCACGATTACCGGCGGATTGACGGTCGCAGGCGGCTGCTGGGGCCGAATATCTGGCCCGATATGCCCGGATTTCGCGAGGATGTGCAGGCCTATTATCAGCATGTCACCGGGATCGGTCGCCAGTTGTTCCGCGGTTTCGCGCTGGCGCTTGGTCTGGACGAGCATCATTTCGATGGACTGGCCCGCAACCCGCCAAGCCAGCTTCGCATGATCCACTATCCGTTCGATGCCGGTGCGCAGGACAGGCCCGGTATCGGATCGCACACCGACTATGAATGCTTTACCCTGCTGTTCGCCACCGCCCCCGGTCTGCAGATCGTGGACAAGCAGGGGAACTGGCAGGATGTTCCGCTGGTGGAAGGCGCAATGATCATGAACATTGGCGACATGATGGAGATCCTCTCGAATGGCCGCTATGTCGCCACTCGGCACCGCGTCAAGAAGGTGCCAGAGGAGCGCTACTCGTTCGCGCTGTTCCATTCGCTGGATTACGATCACGTTGTCGCGCCGGTCGTCAAAGGCCAGCCCCCGCGATACGCGCCGCTGCGGTGCGGGGAACATCTGTACAACCAGACGGCGCAGACATTCGCCTATCTCAAGCGCCGGATCGCCAGCGGGGAGCTTGTTCTCCATGAGGCGGCCCCACTCGATTCCTTCGGCCAGCGTGTTTCGGCGGCAACCGCGTGA
- a CDS encoding cyanophycinase, translated as MTRRILMALAMAIAALWLPAAASATPEGYTRYFIGDRAAPTPAKREPGLLLAGGGDWDMNAFRWFVAKAGHGHIVVLRASQAGQAGEEFMNSIGGVASVETFVFDDRKAAYDPRVLSALEKADGVFIAGGDQSRYVRFWQATPLSTLIDKLARDRPIGGTSAGLAIMGWHGYAAFGDGITSPEALENPVALGVTNYSDFLHLPRMERIFTDSHFMIRERMGRLIAFIAKERKAGARNIVGLGVDEDASIVVEGDGTARLMAPAGTYGWLVEPAGLPRRAKLGQPLDYAPVRITGIGPHSRFDLATLKVTNPAFVGTASVMDGKLSGVPVPPVSRPEPKTP; from the coding sequence ATGACCCGACGCATTCTGATGGCGTTGGCCATGGCAATCGCAGCGCTGTGGCTTCCCGCAGCGGCATCGGCGACTCCCGAAGGCTATACGCGATATTTCATTGGTGATCGCGCTGCGCCCACGCCTGCCAAACGCGAACCGGGCCTGCTGCTGGCCGGCGGCGGCGATTGGGACATGAACGCCTTTCGCTGGTTCGTGGCCAAGGCCGGGCACGGGCACATCGTCGTGCTGCGCGCTTCGCAAGCCGGGCAAGCGGGCGAGGAATTCATGAACAGCATCGGCGGCGTCGCCTCGGTCGAGACTTTCGTGTTCGATGATCGCAAGGCAGCCTATGATCCGCGTGTCTTGAGCGCGCTGGAGAAGGCGGACGGCGTTTTCATCGCAGGCGGCGATCAATCGCGCTACGTGCGCTTCTGGCAGGCAACGCCGCTTTCTACCCTGATCGACAAGCTGGCCAGAGACCGGCCGATTGGTGGCACCAGCGCTGGCCTGGCGATCATGGGCTGGCATGGCTATGCCGCGTTCGGCGATGGCATCACGTCACCCGAAGCGCTCGAAAATCCTGTGGCGCTCGGCGTGACCAATTACAGTGATTTCCTGCATTTGCCGCGCATGGAACGCATCTTCACCGATTCCCATTTCATGATCCGCGAGCGCATGGGCCGGTTGATCGCGTTCATCGCCAAGGAGCGCAAGGCCGGTGCGCGCAACATCGTCGGGCTGGGCGTGGATGAGGACGCATCGATTGTTGTCGAGGGTGACGGCACGGCGCGCCTGATGGCGCCTGCCGGCACTTATGGCTGGCTGGTGGAACCGGCTGGCCTTCCCAGGCGTGCAAAGCTCGGCCAGCCGCTCGATTATGCGCCGGTGCGGATCACCGGCATCGGCCCGCACAGCCGCTTCGATCTGGCGACGCTCAAGGTCACCAATCCGGCATTTGTCGGCACGGCTTCGGTCATGGATGGCAAACTGTCCGGCGTACCGGTGCCGCCCGTGTCCCGGCCGGAACCCAAGACGCCCTAA
- a CDS encoding alanine racemase, whose translation MQRRGFITGCVALAGLTAANAVAAPLLSVNNAGLTLAKAMRRNGWIEIDAGVFEANIDAVRQWVGSARVCAVMKADAYGNGISLLMPSIIAKRITDVAITSNDEARVARALGYRGRLLRIRTAAPEEMEDAFPFAVEELIANPEAARRLQQMWRKRSRKRALPVQLALNSGGMSRNGVELSTEYGKADARALLGLEGLSIRGMMTHYPSEETDDILGQLHRYHEDIAWLNAQGLPSAGLLRHTATLLPRSSIPKPGSTWCGSAA comes from the coding sequence ATGCAACGTCGGGGATTCATCACCGGCTGTGTGGCTCTGGCCGGATTGACCGCAGCAAATGCCGTTGCTGCGCCCCTGCTGTCAGTGAACAATGCCGGGCTGACGTTGGCCAAAGCCATGCGGCGCAACGGCTGGATCGAGATCGACGCCGGAGTGTTCGAGGCCAATATCGACGCGGTCCGGCAATGGGTCGGCAGCGCGCGGGTCTGTGCGGTGATGAAGGCCGATGCCTATGGCAACGGCATATCGCTGCTTATGCCGTCGATCATCGCGAAACGGATCACGGACGTTGCGATCACGTCGAACGATGAGGCGCGGGTGGCTCGGGCGCTGGGCTATCGCGGGCGATTGTTGCGCATCCGCACGGCAGCGCCTGAGGAGATGGAGGACGCCTTCCCCTTTGCCGTCGAGGAACTGATTGCCAATCCAGAGGCGGCGCGGCGATTGCAGCAGATGTGGCGCAAGCGATCACGCAAGCGCGCCCTGCCGGTTCAACTCGCGCTCAATTCCGGCGGCATGTCGCGCAACGGGGTGGAGCTTTCCACCGAATACGGCAAGGCCGACGCCCGCGCGCTGCTGGGCCTTGAGGGGCTGTCCATTCGCGGGATGATGACCCATTATCCGAGCGAGGAAACCGACGACATTCTGGGTCAGTTGCACCGTTACCACGAAGACATCGCATGGCTGAACGCGCAAGGCCTGCCTTCGGCTGGTTTGCTGCGCCACACCGCAACTCTTTTGCCGCGCTCAAGCATCCCGAAACCCGGCTCGACATGGTGCGGGTCGGCGGCCTGA